The following are encoded together in the Gloeomargarita sp. SRBZ-1_bins_9 genome:
- the cas7d gene encoding type I-D CRISPR-associated protein Cas7/Csc2, giving the protein MTTKKLPIQSEALQALQSQLHKAFPRLASGKYVHFFLVRHSRSFPVFQTDGVLNTARVQAGLQSTKMMSRLVIFKRKQVTPERLMGRELLRALGLTSGNEGDANYCQYNGENTCKKCPDCIIYGFAIGNQGSERSKVYSDSAFSLTPYEISHQSFTFNAPSEAGTMSEQGEMRSSINELDHVLPEVNFPAVETLRDPTWEAFIYVLGNLLRTKRYGAQESRTGTMTNHIVGIALCDGEVFSNLHFTQALYDALKARGEINGPIADICQQASQVAQELLTQEPVTKQQLIFGEALEQLLADVTHIYQSSDQLRTVLETLYGQTTTYAQEYGALHGAKEEGKRKGRKRRDQGDESDATESEQETLF; this is encoded by the coding sequence ATGACCACCAAGAAACTACCCATTCAATCAGAGGCTCTGCAGGCTCTGCAGTCTCAACTGCATAAAGCTTTTCCCCGGCTGGCTTCTGGGAAATACGTTCACTTTTTCCTAGTGCGTCACAGTCGTTCCTTCCCCGTTTTTCAAACCGATGGGGTGCTCAATACTGCCCGCGTACAGGCTGGTTTACAATCAACCAAGATGATGAGCCGACTGGTGATATTCAAGCGCAAGCAAGTGACCCCTGAGCGGTTGATGGGGCGGGAGTTATTGCGGGCTTTAGGACTCACCAGTGGCAACGAAGGTGACGCCAACTACTGCCAGTACAACGGCGAAAACACCTGCAAAAAATGCCCCGATTGCATTATTTATGGCTTTGCCATTGGCAATCAAGGGTCTGAGCGCTCCAAGGTATATTCCGACTCCGCCTTTTCGCTGACCCCCTATGAAATTTCCCACCAAAGTTTTACCTTTAATGCCCCCTCCGAAGCTGGGACCATGAGTGAGCAGGGCGAAATGCGCAGTTCTATCAACGAACTGGACCATGTGCTGCCTGAGGTTAACTTTCCGGCAGTGGAAACCCTGCGTGACCCCACGTGGGAAGCCTTTATTTACGTACTGGGGAACTTGCTACGCACCAAACGTTACGGCGCCCAAGAATCGCGCACGGGTACCATGACCAACCACATTGTCGGCATTGCCCTATGCGATGGTGAAGTCTTTAGCAATTTACACTTCACCCAAGCCCTGTATGATGCCCTCAAAGCCCGAGGTGAGATCAACGGTCCCATTGCCGATATTTGCCAGCAGGCCAGTCAAGTAGCGCAAGAATTGCTCACCCAGGAACCTGTCACCAAACAACAGCTCATCTTTGGTGAAGCTCTAGAGCAACTGCTTGCCGATGTAACCCACATTTATCAAAGCAGTGACCAACTGCGAACTGTACTTGAAACCCTCTACGGGCAAACCACCACCTATGCCCAGGAGTACGGTGCGTTGCATGGAGCTAAAGAAGAGGGCAAGAGAAAGGGGCGTAAGCGCCGGGACCAGGGGGATGAGTCCGATGCTACTGAGAGCGAGCAGGAAACCCTCTTTTAG
- the cas5d gene encoding type I-D CRISPR-associated protein Cas5/Csc1, whose amino-acid sequence MPIYQCTLTLHDNVFFATREMGILYETEKYLHNWALSYALFAGIHVMQSYRLVGPDAQRPSYLDPTSEQNLLPLNKEGIYVFPAKPLQWSYQVHTFKAAQVHYYAEAVKFGDCTGNFPINYGRAKELAVGSIYQTYILAPETVQIPRWIRLGKWAAKVHVQIQTIAEVESGSGSYICTHPLNPLDLPPATRLLLYNRIVMPPSSLVSHAQLEGDYWLIEKRTYLPRGVAYGANYPQIHSPTCPSH is encoded by the coding sequence ATGCCCATTTACCAATGCACCTTGACCCTGCATGACAATGTCTTTTTTGCCACCCGCGAGATGGGAATTCTCTACGAAACAGAGAAGTATCTCCACAACTGGGCACTGAGTTATGCCCTATTTGCAGGCATCCACGTCATGCAGTCGTACCGGCTGGTGGGTCCAGACGCCCAGCGCCCTAGCTACCTTGACCCCACCAGTGAGCAAAATCTCTTACCACTCAATAAGGAGGGAATTTATGTATTTCCAGCCAAACCGTTGCAATGGTCCTACCAGGTTCATACGTTTAAGGCAGCCCAAGTTCACTACTATGCTGAAGCGGTGAAATTTGGCGACTGCACCGGCAATTTTCCTATCAATTACGGGCGGGCAAAGGAGCTGGCTGTAGGTAGTATTTATCAAACCTACATCCTTGCCCCAGAAACGGTTCAGATTCCCCGCTGGATACGGCTGGGCAAGTGGGCAGCTAAGGTCCATGTCCAGATACAGACCATTGCCGAGGTTGAATCTGGTTCCGGTAGCTACATCTGCACCCATCCTCTCAACCCACTGGATTTACCCCCGGCAACCCGCCTCCTTCTCTACAACCGCATTGTCATGCCCCCCAGTAGTTTAGTCAGCCATGCTCAACTGGAAGGGGACTATTGGCTCATTGAAAAAAGAACATACCTACCCCGAGGAGTTGCCTATGGAGCTAACTACCCCCAAATCCACAGCCCTACATGCCCTAGTCATTGA
- the cas6 gene encoding CRISPR system precrRNA processing endoribonuclease RAMP protein Cas6, translated as MHEGDECFFRMGILDGSILEPLLVGLERWEQKPLHLAGCSFFLKEVCMLPGTNPWVGSADYTLLAKMAQPIDSLQLHFVSPTRFKLHDGQGIQPFPLPELVFGNLQRRWNAFAPESLQIAKVNWQILVSHFDLKTRKIYMENTTEIGVVGRVRYVFHDREQSRLASQLAHFAFFSGVGRKTSMGMGQVVLEE; from the coding sequence GTGCACGAAGGGGATGAGTGTTTTTTTCGTATGGGGATATTGGATGGCAGCATTCTTGAGCCATTACTAGTGGGTCTGGAGCGCTGGGAGCAAAAACCTTTGCACTTAGCAGGCTGTTCATTTTTTCTCAAAGAAGTCTGCATGTTACCTGGTACCAATCCCTGGGTAGGTTCCGCCGATTACACTCTTCTAGCCAAGATGGCCCAGCCTATAGATAGTCTTCAACTCCATTTTGTTTCACCAACCAGGTTCAAGCTGCATGATGGTCAGGGTATCCAACCATTTCCCTTACCGGAGTTGGTGTTTGGCAACTTGCAGCGGCGCTGGAATGCTTTTGCACCAGAATCTCTGCAAATTGCCAAAGTCAATTGGCAAATTCTGGTGTCCCATTTCGATCTAAAAACACGAAAGATTTACATGGAAAACACAACGGAGATTGGAGTAGTTGGCCGTGTGCGTTATGTTTTTCATGATCGGGAGCAATCCCGTCTTGCTAGTCAGTTAGCTCACTTTGCATTTTTCTCAGGTGTTGGTCGCAAAACATCTATGGGAATGGGCCAAGTGGTTTTGGAGGAATAA
- the cas4 gene encoding CRISPR-associated protein Cas4, with amino-acid sequence MDDFFLPLAYLNAWEYCPRRFYLECVCGEWEDNEYTLMGQHVHRSVQVVGALQESGKRVFQQQWVWSEKLKVGGIIDRVEVHNGQLVPVEYKKGRMGRYLNDHFQLCAAALCLEERTGVTIPYGEIFYHGSRRRQQVYFTADLRQATAKAIASVYQAMNGPVPAPISHQGKCAACSIYNICLPREVRHLQQERQS; translated from the coding sequence ATGGATGATTTTTTCTTGCCTTTAGCTTATCTGAATGCTTGGGAGTACTGTCCGAGACGTTTTTACCTCGAGTGTGTTTGTGGCGAGTGGGAGGATAATGAATATACCCTCATGGGCCAGCATGTGCATCGGTCTGTGCAGGTGGTAGGGGCGTTGCAAGAGAGTGGAAAGCGCGTGTTCCAACAGCAGTGGGTTTGGAGTGAAAAGCTAAAGGTCGGTGGCATCATTGACCGGGTAGAAGTACACAATGGCCAACTTGTGCCGGTGGAGTACAAAAAGGGAAGAATGGGCCGTTATCTAAACGACCATTTCCAATTATGCGCTGCTGCCTTGTGTCTGGAGGAACGAACAGGGGTAACTATTCCGTACGGTGAAATCTTCTACCACGGCAGTCGGCGGCGACAACAGGTGTATTTTACAGCAGATTTACGCCAGGCTACTGCCAAAGCAATTGCATCGGTCTACCAGGCTATGAATGGACCTGTTCCTGCGCCCATATCCCATCAAGGTAAATGTGCAGCCTGCAGCATCTATAACATCTGTTTACCCCGAGAAGTGCGACATTTGCAGCAGGAGCGACAGTCATGA
- the cas1d gene encoding type I-D CRISPR-associated endonuclease Cas1d yields MTVLYITQREAVISKAYEAFEITLKQADGSWKKSTIPVQTVNQIVLFGNPRLTGDALMYALELGITVHYLSSFGKYLGSTLPSCSRNGQLRLAQYQCYQDADRCLHLVKTIVAAKITNQYTVLYRRGYRSISLKRYKSELQKQTNLEQVRGIEGTAAREYFACWPTLLGDEWGFRGRYRRPPTDPVNALLSFAYGLLRVQVTAAVHLAGLDPYIGYLHAVTRGQPALVLDLMEEFRPLVADNLVLTVLKNRELKRQDFCDSLGAYQLTEGARKTFLEAFEKKIQDEFQHSVFGYRCTYRRAIELQARLLARHLQEGVPYQPLVLR; encoded by the coding sequence ATGACAGTTCTATACATTACCCAACGGGAAGCAGTGATTAGCAAAGCCTATGAGGCCTTTGAAATTACGCTCAAACAGGCAGATGGTTCGTGGAAAAAGTCAACGATTCCGGTTCAGACTGTTAACCAAATTGTCTTATTTGGTAACCCTCGCCTGACGGGTGATGCACTCATGTATGCGTTGGAGCTAGGTATCACAGTGCATTACCTATCAAGTTTTGGAAAGTACTTAGGTTCGACTTTGCCTAGTTGTTCTCGCAATGGGCAGTTACGTCTAGCCCAGTACCAGTGTTATCAAGATGCAGACCGGTGTTTACATTTGGTGAAGACTATTGTTGCTGCTAAGATTACGAATCAATACACTGTTTTATATCGCCGAGGTTACCGGTCTATTTCTCTCAAACGGTATAAATCTGAACTACAGAAGCAGACCAATTTAGAGCAGGTGCGGGGTATTGAGGGTACGGCTGCGCGAGAGTATTTTGCCTGCTGGCCAACGCTTTTGGGGGATGAGTGGGGCTTTCGGGGACGTTATCGCCGCCCACCCACTGATCCGGTCAATGCACTGCTCAGCTTTGCCTATGGTTTATTGCGGGTGCAAGTGACTGCTGCTGTACATCTAGCAGGATTAGATCCCTACATTGGCTACCTGCATGCAGTAACGCGGGGACAGCCGGCATTAGTTTTGGATTTGATGGAGGAATTTCGTCCCTTGGTAGCTGATAATCTGGTGCTGACAGTGCTTAAAAACCGTGAGCTAAAACGACAGGATTTTTGTGATAGTTTAGGTGCCTACCAACTAACAGAGGGAGCACGTAAAACTTTCTTGGAGGCTTTTGAGAAAAAAATTCAGGATGAATTCCAACACTCAGTTTTTGGCTACCGCTGTACCTACCGGCGCGCAATTGAGCTGCAAGCGCGGTTACTAGCCCGTCATTTACAAGAAGGCGTGCCCTATCAACCCTTGGTGCTGCGTTAG
- the cas2 gene encoding CRISPR-associated endonuclease Cas2, with product MTTLFYLIIYDLPDTKAGNKRRNRLHKLLSGYGKWTQYSVFECFLTATQFTKLQVQIEKLIKPQEDSVRIYVLDAGAVRRTLTYGSDKPRPDKVLII from the coding sequence ATGACTACTCTCTTCTACTTAATTATCTACGACCTACCCGATACAAAAGCGGGCAATAAACGCCGCAATCGTCTGCATAAATTGCTGTCTGGCTATGGCAAATGGACGCAATACAGCGTATTTGAGTGCTTTTTAACAGCTACCCAGTTTACCAAGCTTCAGGTACAAATTGAGAAGCTTATCAAGCCCCAGGAGGACTCGGTGCGCATCTACGTTTTGGATGCCGGAGCTGTGAGGCGGACCCTGACCTACGGTTCGGATAAGCCCCGCCCAGACAAAGTGCTGATTATCTGA